The sequence below is a genomic window from Micromonospora aurantiaca ATCC 27029.
GTCGCGAAGCGACTCCGGCTGGACAGGCCAGCTCCGCACCATCGTCTCGACTCGCCGGTACAGCCGTCGCGGCCACCAGCGTCGCAGGTTCCGCGCATCGCCATCAGCTTCTGCTCGGCAAACCAGCCGACCTCGACGCCGGCAACCGTCAGCTGGTCCTGGGCCAAGTCGTGTACGGCGCGGGCGAGCCGGAGCGGCGCCCACACGTCTCGCGCGAAGCGAAGCAGGCCTCTGGTCACCTCGGAGCGGGTTCCGCGGACCAACCACGCCAGGGCTGCGTCCTCGTGCAACCGGTGAAACTCCTGGAGCGCGGCCAGGTTGAGCAGCACCCGAGCGGTGGCCGGGGCACCTAGCATCTCCTTGACCTGCTGTTGCGCCTCGGCACGGTCCGCCGCATCGCGAAAGGAAGACAACAACGGCCAGTACCGCCCCACGAAGACCGCGATCAACCGATCCTTGATCTGGTCGCGGAGAACCTTCCGCTCTCCGACGGCATCGACGGCGAACCAGTCCTCCGCTGTGCGTTCCGAATACGCCAGAGTCTTCGCGTACTGGTAGCGCAGGCGGATGAGCTCCCGGCGACGGCGGATGGCCCACAGCATCGAGATGGGGTAGCGGAAGGGGTGCCTCCACCGGTCCCGTCTGCGGGTCCAGAGCGAGGCGGTGTAGCGGCTCTCCAACTCACCGAGGCAGAGTGCCCCGTGGTACGTGTCCAGGGCGGCGAGGAACAGACCCAGGTCTTCCTGAACGCTGGCCACCATCATGCGGATGTCGGAGTTGAAGGGGTCCAGGCGAAGAGCTTCCCGATACCACCAGAGCGCGTCGTCGAGACGCCGCTCGTCGTGCCGCTTCTTGGCCTCGTTGTACGCCTCGAACAGCCCGGTCGGCAGGTCGCGGAGTCGCCACGTCCGCCACGGTGCCTCATCAGCCAGGCGAGTCACCGGCAGAATCTTGGCCATCGTCCAGTAGGCCGCCTTACACGTGGCGTCTTCCCAGGTCATGCCCCACTCGGTAGTCGTCGCGCTGCCTGTGGCACCAGCGAACGACGTGACCGTGACCGAGACGCCGTAACAGGGCTCCTGCTTCCGCTCCTGGAGAGTCGCCCTGATCATGTAACCCGTCCGGGGCCAGAGCCGCGCCATGAACTTCGGCAGGACCGCCAACGGGTTCGTGAACGTTCCCGGCTCCTCGCCGAGGACATCGAGGAAGTTCTGCGCCGGGAGGGTCGTCGGGCCCGCGTACGGCGGATAGATGCTGGTGGTGGCGAGTTGACGGCAGAACCGGCTCTTCAGGTACGCCGCCCGGCCGGTGTCGTTCGCGTCCGCGGCGTTCTCGAAGTCACGCACGTCGACCGCCCCTGGACGGTGTGCGAGCCACTCACGGCGGAAGTTGCGCCACGCGACGAAGGCCGCCAGGAACAGGAACAGTATCCCGATCCGTCGCCACAGCTCAGTGGACCGGTCGAAGGCACGAGCTACACCGATCAGGAGGAGACGGAATGGCTCCAGCAACTCCCAGTCGCTCTGACCGGTCGGGACGGCGCCGGACCGAGCTAGGCGGTCGAGTGCCAGGAGCAGCGCCACCGTGCTGACGATTCCGAGGACGAGCCAGGGCGCTGGTTTCGGGATCGGCAGGGGCGAGGGCGCGGTGCGGGCCTTGCTGAAGATCCGATGGGGGGACCGGACCTTCCAGGACTCGGGGCGTGGGTTCCTCTGCTCGGCGTGATCGTGCCGGTTGTCCATCGAGAACGCTCCTGACGACCGCCCGGAACTGCGGTTCCAGGCTAAGTGGCCAGGTAGCGGGGAACTGGAAAACGGCGGATCGGTTGTCATGCCCGGAAAGCAGGCCATACTCTAGCGACCCTTGCTTTCCGGCCCGTGGGTTCGACGTGGCCCACCCGGTTCGATAATGTACATTATGTCAAGTATCGCTGAGGTGGGAGCTCCCCGAGCGCCCGCGCGAGGCAGGTGACCGCTTTTGCGGGCCTTCGGGGTGCCGGAGGGTCAAGCAGTCACCCCCTGTCGTGCTGCGGGACCGCGTGCTCCACCTGGCGAGCGCTGGCAGCGGCAGCAAGCTCGCCGCGAGCCGGCTCGCACCTCCGGACACGATGTCGCCGCCGTTGCGCCCAGGCACCAATCATCGGGCCGGCCCACCCACCAGGCGACCCGCGCATCCCCCGCCGGATCCCACCTCGCTCCACCCACCGTCCGCCGATCATGAAGTTGGCGGCGACAAATTAGACGGCACTCCCGGCCAACCTCATGATCGCCGGAGCCGCCGCCAGTTCGCCGATGTGGCTGCATCGGAGCACTGGGATTACCGCCATCTCGGCGAGATGGAGTTGATCATGGCTTTGATCGCCCGCGCTCCCCTGATGCGCCTCCTGACGGGAACGCGAGAATCATGCATAATATCCCTTATGCATGACAAACCGGACGGAACGGTAGGCGCTCTTATTGAGGAGTTCCTGACCGCCCGGGCCACCCGTAAGCCCTCCCCCCACACCCTGGCCGCGTACCGGCGGGATCTGACCACTGTGGCCGAGCTGGTGGCGGCGGCCGGTGACGCCTCTCCCCTGCGCCTACCGGTCAGCACCCTCTCCCCCAAGGTGATGCGCGCGGCGTTCGCGCGGTTCGCCGCTCCCCGTGCCGCCGCGTCGGTCCATCGTGCCTGGTCGACGTGGAACAGCTTCTTCACGTTCCTGGTCGCCGAGGGTGTCGTACCGGGGAATCCGATGCCGGCGGTGGGGCGGCCCCGTACGCCGCTCCCCCGGCCCAAGCCGCTGCGGGGCGAGGACACCCCGGAGGAGTTGCTGGCGGCGGTGGCCCGGGCGGAGGGCCGGCAGCGTGATCCGTGGCCGGAGCGCGACCTGGCGGTGCTGGCGCTGGCGTTGTGCGCGGGGTTGCGGCTGTCGGAGCTGCTGGCGCTGCGGGTGTCGTCGGTGGCCGGGCGCGACGGTGAGCGGCGGGTGGACGTGGCGGGCAAGGGCGGGCGGCCGCGTACGGTGCCGATCGAGGACGGCGTGGACCGGGTGCTGGCGGGTTATCTGGACAGCCGGCGGCTCCGGTTCGGGTCGCGCAGTGTGCGGCCGGACGCGCCGTTCCTGGTGGATCGTCAGGGTGAGGCGTTGCGGCGGGGTGGTCTGCAGTACCTGGTGGAGTCGTGTTACCGGCGGTCGGGCATCGGTGACCGGGTGCCTCGGGGTGCGCGGTTGCACGCGTTGCGGCACACGTTCGCGACGCGGTTGGCGGAGGACGGGGCGAGCGCGGCGGAGATCATGCGGTTGCTGGGGCACGCGTCGTTGGCGTCGTCGCAGACGTACATCGAGGTGACGGCGGGTCAGCAGCGGGCGGCGGTGGCGGCGAACCGTACCAACCGGGCGTTGTCGGGGCTGGCGCCGCGGCGGTGAGTGTCGTGCGGCGGGCGGCGTGTGGGGTGGCGCGCTGGCAGGATCGGCGAGATGCGGGTGGGTGCGGCGCGGGCGGTGGCTGTCGGGTGGGTGCGGGAGCGGATGCGCGTCGACCCGTCGATCGAGGGGGCGTTGTTCAGCGGGTCGACTGTGGGGTTGCCGGACGACGCGGTGCTGCCGGTGTGGTCGGACGTGGACGTGCTGCTGGTACGCCGGGAGCCCGGTGTGAAGGTGGGCAAGTTCGTGCACCGGGGGGTGCTGCTGGAGGTCAGCACTGTCACGTGGGAGGAGTTGGGTGGCCCGGAGGACGTGCTGGGGTCGTGGGTGTTCGCGCCGATGTTCCGTACCGATGGGGTGATCGCGGATCCGTCGGGGCGGCTGGCCGCAGTGCGGGAGCGGGTGGCGGCGGGGTTCGCGGATCCGGTGTGGGTGCGGGAGCGGTGCGCGGGGGTGCGGCGGCGCATCGAGGCCGGGTTGCGGGCGGTGGGCGGTTCGGCGCCGGTGGCGGAGCAGGTGCTGGCGTGGGTGTTTCCGACGTCGTTGCTGGCGGTGTGGCCGGCGGTGGCGGGTCTGGCGGATCCGACGGTGCGGCGGCGGTACGTGCGGGCGGAGCGGGTGCTGTCGCGGTTCGGGTTCGCGGATCGGTACGCGGGCCTGCTGGACACGCTCGACGGCGGCGGGGTGGGTGTGGACGCGGCGCGGGTGCGGGAGCATCTGGCCGGGTTGGCGGTGGTGTTCGACGAGGTGTCGCGGTTGCCGCGGGAGGGGTTCGCGTTCGGGGCGGATCTGGGCGCTGCGGGGCGTCCGGTGGTGTTCGACGGTGCGGCTGAGCTGATCGAGGCGGGCCGGCATCGGGAGGCGATGTTCTGGGTGCTGGTGACGTGGGCGCGGTGTCATGTGGTGTCGGGCGTGGTGGCGCCGGAGTGGGAGCGGGCGTTCGGGGCGGTGCTGGCTGATCTGGGGGTGGCGTCGGCGGCGGACCGGCGGCGGCGGGCGGACGGTTTGCTGGCGGCGTTGCCGGGGTGGCAGTCGGTGGTGGATGCGGTGGCGGTGGAGGCTGTGGCAGGCTGAGGGGAACGCGACTGGCGGCACGGGGATGGGTGAACCATCGGGGAGCTCGTCGCGGGGGTCGACCGCCTGGGCCTCCGCGGGCGAGGTGTCGTATGTCTTCTGCGCGGTTGTTGCCGGGTGCCCCGGTGGCGGAGCAGGTGTTGTCGGAGGTCGCCGCGTCGGTGGCGGAGCTGCGTGCGGCGGGGGTGACGCCGGCGCTGGCGACGGTGCTGGTGGGTGACGACGACGCGAGCGCGGGTTATATCCGGATCAAGCAGCGTCAGGCGGCGGAGCTGGGGTTCGTGTCGCCGCACGTGCATCTGCCGGCGTCGGCGTCGCAGGCGGATCTGCATGCGGTGCTGGCGGATTTCAACGCGGACAAGACGGTGCACGGGGTGCTGGTGCAGTATCCGATTCCGGGTCACCTGGACTACGACCGGGCGTTGGCGGTGCTGGATCCGGACAAGGACGTGGACGGGATGCATCCGGTGAACATGGGCTGGCTGGCGTTGGGGTTGCCGGGTCCGTTGCCGTGTACGCCGGCGGGGATCGAGGCGTTGCTGGCGTTCCACGGTGTGCCGGTGGCGGGCCGGGAGGTGGTGATCCTGGGCCGGGGTGCGACGTTGGGTCGGCCGCTGGCGATGTTGCTGGCGCAGAAGCGGCCGACGGCGAACGCGGCGGTGACTGTGGTGCACACGGGGGTGGCGGACTGGCCGCGGTACACGCGGCGGGCGGAGATCCTGATCGCGGCGGCGGGGGTGCCGGGGATCGTGCGGCCGGAGCATGTGCGTCCGGGTGCGGTGGTGGTCGGTGGCGGGGTGCGGTACGAGGGGCGGCGGCTGCTGCCGGACGTGGACGAGTCGTGTGCCGAGGTGGCGGGGGCGATCACGCCGCGTGTGGGCGGGGTGGGTCCGACGACGGTGGCGATGTTGTTCCGCAACGCGGTGGAGGCGGCGCGGCGGCAGAGCGGTCTGGGCTGAGCGTCAGCCGAGGTCGACGACGAGGGGCCGGTGGTCGGAGATGGTCGCCAGCGGGGTGTGGACGGCGGTGACGGCCGGCAGCCGGTCGAGCCCGTGCCGGTCGGCGAGGATGTGGTCGAGCTGGACGCGGGGTTGCCCGGCCGGGTAGGTGGGGCGGCGGGCCAGGGGCTGCCAGCGGGTGAGCGCGGCGGCGGGTCCGGCGGGCAGGTTGAGGTCGCCGAGCAGGATCCGGGGTGCGGGCAGGGTGCGCAGGACGCGCACGACGCGGCGTAGTTGCCAGATGTTCCAGCCGGGGACGAAGGACAGGTGGGTGGCGGCGACGGTGAGGGGGCCGTGGGGGGTGTCGAGGACGGCGGCGAGCACGACGCGGGGTTCGTCGCGGAGCAGGACGAGTCCGCCGCCGGGGCCGGGTGCGTAGATGGGTGAGCGGATGGGGGCAGCGCGCAGGCGGGTGACCTGCCAGGAGCGGACGGGGTGGCGGCTGATGAGGCCGATGCCGTAGAGGGGTTCGCCGTGGCCGTCGTCGTCGTGGGTGAGGGGGCGGAACTGTTCGCCGGGGGTGCCGACGACGGCGGCGGCGAAGCGGTGGTGGTCGGCGTGCAGGGCGCGGGCGGCCACGGCGGTGAGGTCGAGTTTGCCGCTGCGGGTCTGGTCGCGGTCGACTTCCTGGAGGGCGAGGACGTCGGCGTCGAGGTCGGTGACGGCGGCGGTGAGCCGGTCGGGGTCGACGAGCCCGTCGGTGAGGGATCGGCCGTGCAGCAGGTTGAAGGTGGCCAGGCGCACCTGGACACCCTACGTCGTCGTGGGAGTCTTGCTGGGTGCTGAAACTGCTGTGCTGTTCGATGCTGGTGTTCGTGGCGGTGGGGTCGGTCGGGGTGTGGTTGCGGCGTCGCCGGGGGCGGTGAGGCTGGCCACAGGTGGTCTCGTCGCTGGTGGCGGCGTGGGCAGAATGCGTCGGTGGATGCCCTGTCGTTGACGACGTTGCTGACCGCTGCCCTTCTGGCGGGGTGGGTGGACGCGGTGGTGGGTGGCGGCGGTCTGTTGTTGTTGCCGGCGTTGCTGGTGGCGGCGCCGGGTGTGCCGGTGGCGACGGCGTTGGGCACGAACAAGCTGGCGGCGATCTTCGGTACGTCGACGGCGGCGGTGACGTACGCGCGGCGCACGAAGCTGGACTGGGCGGTGGCGGGTTCGGCGGCCGGGTTGGCGGTGCTG
It includes:
- a CDS encoding endonuclease/exonuclease/phosphatase family protein, whose protein sequence is MRLATFNLLHGRSLTDGLVDPDRLTAAVTDLDADVLALQEVDRDQTRSGKLDLTAVAARALHADHHRFAAAVVGTPGEQFRPLTHDDDGHGEPLYGIGLISRHPVRSWQVTRLRAAPIRSPIYAPGPGGGLVLLRDEPRVVLAAVLDTPHGPLTVAATHLSFVPGWNIWQLRRVVRVLRTLPAPRILLGDLNLPAGPAAALTRWQPLARRPTYPAGQPRVQLDHILADRHGLDRLPAVTAVHTPLATISDHRPLVVDLG
- a CDS encoding bifunctional 5,10-methylenetetrahydrofolate dehydrogenase/5,10-methenyltetrahydrofolate cyclohydrolase, which gives rise to MSSARLLPGAPVAEQVLSEVAASVAELRAAGVTPALATVLVGDDDASAGYIRIKQRQAAELGFVSPHVHLPASASQADLHAVLADFNADKTVHGVLVQYPIPGHLDYDRALAVLDPDKDVDGMHPVNMGWLALGLPGPLPCTPAGIEALLAFHGVPVAGREVVILGRGATLGRPLAMLLAQKRPTANAAVTVVHTGVADWPRYTRRAEILIAAAGVPGIVRPEHVRPGAVVVGGGVRYEGRRLLPDVDESCAEVAGAITPRVGGVGPTTVAMLFRNAVEAARRQSGLG
- a CDS encoding tyrosine-type recombinase/integrase, with product MHDKPDGTVGALIEEFLTARATRKPSPHTLAAYRRDLTTVAELVAAAGDASPLRLPVSTLSPKVMRAAFARFAAPRAAASVHRAWSTWNSFFTFLVAEGVVPGNPMPAVGRPRTPLPRPKPLRGEDTPEELLAAVARAEGRQRDPWPERDLAVLALALCAGLRLSELLALRVSSVAGRDGERRVDVAGKGGRPRTVPIEDGVDRVLAGYLDSRRLRFGSRSVRPDAPFLVDRQGEALRRGGLQYLVESCYRRSGIGDRVPRGARLHALRHTFATRLAEDGASAAEIMRLLGHASLASSQTYIEVTAGQQRAAVAANRTNRALSGLAPRR